A genomic region of Arachis hypogaea cultivar Tifrunner chromosome 5, arahy.Tifrunner.gnm2.J5K5, whole genome shotgun sequence contains the following coding sequences:
- the LOC112801416 gene encoding uncharacterized protein, which yields MSLFGSCSFSRLRPQSESVQLHPEREKGKGKGKVKNESVNESTTMGGASHAMKRIPRIKFPQRHPKSSGSASAAQGSSQTGDAGLAFFSGSNALAPAAGKASLQPKRTPVSKEEIEAILLGGCF from the exons ATGAGCCTTTTCGGTTCTTGCAGTTTCAGTCGTCTTCGTCCTCAAAGCGAAAGCGTACAATTGCATCCTGAGAGggaaaaaggaaaagggaaagggaaagtaAAAAACGAAAGCGTCAACGAGTCAACGACGATGGGTGGAGCATCTCACGCTATGAAACGAATCCCTCGCATCAAATTCCCGCAGAGGCATCCTAAATCCTCAG GATCTGCATCCGCAGCTCAAGGTTCGAGTCAAACAGGCGACGCTGGTTTAGCATTCTTTTCCGGTTCAAATGCTTTGGCACCAGCTGCTGGGAAAGCCTCTCTTCAACCCAAGAGAACTCCTGTTTCCAAAGAAGAGATTGAGGCCATTTTG TTGGGCGGCTGCTTCTAA